The sequence ATCTCTATATTTAGATTAACATCTTAAAATACTTAAACTTATATCACATGAAAAAAGTCATTTTTGGCGTATTCACGCTATGCTTGTATCTCTGTATTAATAGTTGTAAATCGAATATTAGAGATACTCCATCACCTATTTCTGCAACATCAAAGGAAGTTAATTCTGAGGAAACAAATCGCAAAATACAAACTATTCTTGGTATGGTTTCTGAACAAGAACAAAGATTAGCAGTTAGAACGTTGACACCAGCAGAAAAATCTGCTCTTTGGAAACAACATTTGAATGATTTTATACAGAACGGCGGATTTTCCATAGCGCAGAAAAATTTATTAACAGAGTTACAAACTTGGATTAAACCGGAATTTTTTACAACAGAAAAGCATGTCAAAACAGCATTCGAAAGCGAATGGACAATGCGTGCTATGGCAATGTTTACTTATGATGAAGTAGTCCAAACTACCGTTAGCCTTTTACCCCCTAACTTTAATAAAAAAACATCGTTGCAGATAAATACTGAGTTCGAAGGAAAAAAAGATTGCACTTGTAGCGATGAAAGTGATTGGTGTGCAATTGGAAAAAAATGTAGTAAGGCAATTGATTGTTTTAGTTCTCAATTAGGCTGTGGTTTTTTTGGGGCATACGATTGTGTTGGACTTTGCGCATTAAGTTCACCTGAATGAATAAAATAATATGGATTGTTTTGTTACTACTATATTATAGCTGTAGTAATAACAATAATAGTAAATTGACAACTATCAATATTAAGGACACTATTGTGAGGTTAGGCTCAGCCAGATTGACTGATACGTTACATTACAAATTTTTAATACGAAATATTGGAGTAAATAATCTTGCTATACAAAACGTATCTCCCTCGTGCGGTTGCGTTGAATTTAGTTGGACGAAAAAAGCAATACTTCCTAACGAATCAGGTTATGTAAGTATAGCTATTAAGCCGAAAGAAAAAGGCGAAGCGGTTCAAACGATTGTTATATCAACAAACACAATTAAAGTATTTTCGACTTTAAAAGTATTTTATAATGTTTATTGAAAAATGATTTATTTTCAAAAAATAGAAAAAGCGATAGCAAGCAATAACTACTATGTGTTATTGCTTGCTATTATTGTTTTTTCTGTATCGGGAGTTATCACTGCAATTTTAGGCCATAAGTTTAATATAGCCTTCTGTATACCTGTTTATTGCTTATTAGTATGGTATATACTCTTTTTAAGAAAAACAAAAAAAATGCGCTTAACGGCTGTATTAATTATATCAATTCCCGTATTAATTACTTTGCTGCCGATACATATATTGAGTTTTAAAGCAACTTTAATTAGTCTGCCAAGCCTGTTCGCGTATTTCGTAGGCATGGGTTTTGGGTTTTTATTATTTAATGCAAGGGCGCAATACCGAGTGGCGTTGGTAGGATTAATACTACTGTTAACTGTGTATACATCAACCCTTGGTTTTGACCTGTGGCTTAACAAGCATAACTTCGGCACTTGGTCTTCGCATGTTAACGAAATTGTGCCTGTTAATGTAAAGTTTAAAGACAATGCCGGAATAGAGTATCGTATTGCCGACCATCAAAACCAAATATTGGTACTTGATTTTTGGAATACTGCCTGTGGTGTGTGTTTCAGAAAGTTCCCTATCCTTGCCGAAAAGATCAAGGCATATTCATCCCGGGATAAAGTGCAATTTTACACAGTTAACTCCCCGCTTTCAAGAGATACTATTGGTGAAGCCTCTGCCACGCTTAAAGAATTTAAATACAATTTTAATCAGCTTGGCGTGTCTAATATTAAAGCGGCAAAAAGTATGGGTGTTATGTTTTATCCTACTGTATTGATTATCTACAAGGGCCGTATCATTTACCGTGGCGAGATTGAAAATATCGACCCGGTGTTAGAAAAACTTTTGTGAAATAGGTCATTTTCTCCGCGTCATTAAGTCATTCACTTCGCTGTCGTTAAGTACATTTTCATTCGGCCATATTTGCACATCTGCATATACGCACATCTGCATATTTACGCTCGCTTTAGAGGGCTGAGGACTTACTCTACTAATTTAGTCAACTATTAACAATTCATCACCCATCACTCGTACCTTTTTATTAAGTTTGCATCTAAATAACAAGAATACTTGATCAGCTATCTCATATACTTTGGTATCGCGCTTGGCCTGTTTGTTTTCGCGGCCCTGTTCACCCTTTTCGGGGTATATGCCGAGCGGAAAGTATCGGCGCTGATACAGGACAGGTTAGGCCCCACCGAAGTAGGTAAATACGGCAGCCTGCAAACCCTGGCCGATTTCCTGAAGATGCTGCAAAAAGAACTGATTATCCCCGCAGCGGCCGATAAATGGCTGTTTATGGCTGCGCCCGCTATTATTTTTGTAGCCGTTTACCTTGGCTTCGCGGCTTTGCCATGGGGGCCGGGACTGGCGCCATCGCACCTTAATTTAGGCTTGTATTACCTGTTGGCCATCATCTCGATAGAGACATTGGGCATCCTGATGGCGGGCTGGGGATCTAACAATAAATATTCTATACTGGGCGCCATGCGTTCGGCGGCACAAATCATATCTTATGAGATACCGGCCGGCTTCGCGCTGATATCGGCAGTGATGATAGCGCAGACACTTGACCTTCAAACCATATCGTACCAACAGGGGATCTTAGCATCAGCGCATACAAAATTTTGGGGCTTTTGGGATGTATCGGCAACCGGCGGCATTTTAAGCTGGAATATCTTCCAAGCGCCGCACCTCATTATCGCCTTTATCATTTACTTTATTGCCGGACTGGCCGAAAGTAACCGTGCACCGTTTGATATCCCCGAGGCTGAATCTGAATTGGTGGCCGGTTTCCACACCGAGTTTACCGGTTTGCGCTTTGCTTTTGTATTTTTGGCCGAATACAGCATGATGTTTTTGGTATGCATGGTGGCCGTAGTGGTATTTTTAGGCGCCTGGAATACGCCGTTGCCCAACATCGGCCCGGTAAAACTAGCCAACTGGACAACCGGAGCGGTATGGGGTATATTTTGGATCAGCGTAAAAACACTATTATTAATAGCCGTACAAATGTGGATCAGGTGGACGCTGCCCCGCTTTAGGGTAGACCAGTTGATGAATCTGTGCTGGAAGGTATTAACCCCGCTGGCTTTTGCCTGCATGGTGATATCGGGAATATGGCGGGTGTGGTTAATGTGAAAATGTGCAGATATGCGTATGTGCAGATGTGCAAATAAAGAAAAAGTATGTCATCCTGAACTTGTTTCAGGATCCCATCATATGAGTTACCTGTGTGAGGGGGTGCCGAAACAAGTTCGGCATGACAGGATGTATTGATCGGTGAAATCAAGAAAATGAAATCTAAAAAAGTAATATCTACAGCAATAAAAGGGTTAGGATTAACCCTTGTGCACTTCTTCGCGCCTAATAAAAAGCGCCAGGTGCAAACCGTTGCTGCCGATAATTACTTTAAAAAACTGGAAGAGGGCACCAATACCATCCAGTATCCAACGCAAAAATTACCCGTACCCGAGGTGGGCCGTTATCAGCTGGATGTAGAAATGGACGATTGCATTGTATGCGATCTGTGCGCTAAGATCTGCCCGGTTGATTGCATTACCATTGAACAAATAAAAGCTACCGAACTGATCGGTACCACATCTGATGGTAGCCCTAAGCGTATCTACGCCGCTAAGTTTGATATTGATATGGCCAAGTGTATGTATTGCGGCCTGTGCACCATAGTTTGCCCTACCGAGTGTATTGTAATGACCAATCAGTACGATAAAACGGTATTTGAATTGAGCGACCTGGTCTATCAATTCTCTGACATGTCGCCCGAGGATGCTGCCGAAAAGCGTGCCCTGCTTGAAAAGCAACAGGCCGAAAAGGCCGCCGCCAAGGCAGCCGCGTTAAATAAAGGAGGGCAGGCATGAACCTGACGACCGCTTTGTTTTATGTAATGGCGCTGATCACCATTGGCTCGGGCCTGTATGTGGCTTTTAGTAAAAGTTTGGTACGTTCGGTATTCATGTTCTTTATTACGTTGTTCGGGTTGGCGGGCTTATACGTTTATGCCCTGGCCGATTTTGTGGCCATTACGCAAATTGTGATATACGTAGGTGGTATTTTGGTGCTGATCTTATTCGCCTTTATGCTGTCGGGCCGCGAAACGCTGGACAGGTTGAAGCAGCAAGCGAGCTTTATCAACCTGAAGAACTGGCCTTCGGCTTTATTAGCGGTATTGTTTTTTGTGGTGATGTTGTGTGTGATAGTTAAAGCCGTACCCGATAAACTGGAATGGCTGGCCAACTCATCGGCAAATAATAACGTGATATTGCCAACCGATACCACCACAGGCAACATCGGCATTAATTTAATGACCCGCTACCTGTTGCCTTTTGAAGCGGTATCGGTGCTGTTAATGATGGTACTGGCCGGTGCGGCACACCTGTCGCGGAAGGAGGGGGGAGAATGATACCTTTATACCACTTCCTGATCATTAGCGCGGTGCTGTTTTGTATTGGCTTGTTTATGGTCATCAGTAAAAGTAACGCCATACAGGTATTGATCGGCATTGAACTAATATTAAACGCCGCGATACTAAACCTGGTAGCCTTTGGTAAATACGATAAGCTGAATAACAACGGGCAGGTATTTGCCCTGTTTGCTATTGTATTGGCGGCGGCAACAACAGCGGTGGCGCTGGCTATCATCCTGAATGTGTACCGTAAGTACAAAACCATCGAACCAGATAAAATAGACCAATTAAAAGACTGAGATATGAAAAAACTATTTGTACTCCTGTTATCGATGACACCTCTTTTTTTGTTTGCGCAAAGCGGGAGCAAAGCAGCAACAGCTCAAACTCCATCAAAAGATCAATTGTGTGTAGTGGATAATAAAGTTATTACCAGGCAAGAACTTGATAAGGTAAACCCGGAAAATGTGGTGGACATCCAGGTATTAAATTCGGCTGCTGCAAAGGCTTTATATGGAGATAGCGGGGTGAACGGAGCTATTATCGTAGTTACTAAAAAATTTGCAATATCAAGTTACCAGGAGAAGTTCAGCGATTTCTCTGCCGATTACGAAAGCTACCTGACCAGCCATGGCACCGATGATAAGCAGTTTATTTATATAATAAACAATATGGCCCTGCCAAAAGATAAAAATGAGGTAAGAAAGCTATATGATATCCCAAAAGATAAAATAGAGAGCGTAGTTTTTATACAGGATCAGCCCGAGGGCAGTAAGATACTGGCCAAAGTTGCCATCACTACAAAAAAATAATATTGGAAAGTACTTTAGCACAACCGGATCCCCAACTCATCTGCTGCACATTGGTGGCGGTATTGGCTCCGCTTGCAGCTTTTTTAATAAACGCGCTGCTGCTACAGAGGGGCAGCCGTGTAGCCGGATGGGTATCTACCCTGGCTATATTGATAAGCTGCGTGTGCGCGGTAACCGTATTTGCCCGGGTATGGAATGCCGGTAGTTACTACCATGCGCAATATCAGTGGTTTACCATCGGCGAAACTAAGGTAGTAGCAGGTATCTTGCTTAATAATCTTTCTGCTTTGCTGTTGCTGTTAGTTACCGTGATAGCCTTGCCGGTACATATTTACGGCACAGCCTATATGAAGGGAGATCCTAATTTTGGCCGTTACTTTACCTATCTCAGCTTCTTTTGTTTCAGCATGCTGGCCTTAGTAGTGGCCGATAACATGGTGCTGCTCTATGCTTTTTGGGAACTGGTGGGTTTTTCATCGTACCTGCTTATTGGTTTCTGGAATACCCGCGACAAGGCCGTGCAAGCCAACAAGAAGGCGTTTATTATGAACAGGATAGGCGATATCGGTCTGCTGGCGGGTATCATGATCCTTTATGCGCATTTCCACACCTTCGATATCGATGTGCTGTTTGGCAGTAACGGCCTGGTAGTAAAAGATACCTACTGGATGAACCAGGACACCGCCATGTCGCCGTTTTGGCAATGGATAGCTTGCGGTGGCATTATTTTAGCTGTGGCGGCTAAGTCTGCACAATTCCCGCTACATACCTGGCTGCCCGACGCGATGGAGGGGCCAACCTCCGTTTCGGCGTTGATACATGCTGCTACCATGGTGGCAGCGGGTGTATTTTTATTGGGGCGGGTTTACCCGTTCTTCAATGGCGCTCAGTTAGATCTGCTGGCTATTATCGGCTGCTTTACCGCTTTTATGGCGGCTACCATCGCCCTAACTCAAAACGATCTGAAGCGGATACTGGCTTATTCAACCATATCGCAACTGGGTTTTATGGTAATGGCTATGGGAGTTGGGGCTTATGCCTCATCGTTGTTCCATTTGGTTACGCACGCGTTTTTTAAGTGTTTACTGTTCCTGTCGGCGGGTATCATCATTCATGAGATGCAACACCTGAAGGAGGAGCATAACCTGGATATCGACCCGCAGAATATCCTGTATATGGGTGGCCTGCGCAAAAAGTTGCCGTTTACTTTTGTGGTATGCAGCATTGCCGCGCTGGCGCTTATTGGCGCGCCCTTAACAACCGGTTACCTTTCAAAAGATGGTATCCTGATACAAGCCTTTGAATGGGCCGGCGGCAAAAGCTGGATATACAGCATTGTACCCGTGATGGCATTGGTGAGCGGTGTAATGACCGCCTTTTACGTTGGCCGGATCATCTTCAGGGTATTCTTCGGGCACTTTGAGCAGGAGCGGGTTAACCCGGCTATCAAAACACATTTTACCGATGGCGGTTGGGCTTACAAGCTGCCTTTGGGCTTTTTGGCTATCTGCTGCTTATTCCCGGTATTTTCCATCAACCCTTTCTTTTATGAAAATGCATGGGTGCTGAAAGGCCTTGCCGTGGTTGATCAGTTATCGCGGATCAATCCGTACCATACCATTATCCCGGTAGGGGTAACCCTGGCCAGCGTGTTTGTGGTGTATTGGGCTTATAGCATTTATGTATCGCAAAAAAGGGCCGCGTTGCCCCAGCATACATTCCTGTTCAAGCTATCGTACAACCAATGGTATATCGATAGGTTTTACAATGCCATAATTGTTAAAGCGGTGATGAGCCTTGGAAGCGCCTTGTTTTGGATAGATAAAAACGTTATCGACGGCTTTATCCATTTGATTGAGCGGGCAACACGATCGCTCGGTTCGCTGGCTAAATGGCTGGATAAGTACATTGTCGACGGATTTTTGCATAGTGTTGCCGCTTTGGTGGTGGCGATAGCTAATTTTGTCCGTGGCTTTCAAAACGGACGGGTGCAGTATTACCTGTTTAGTATGCTGGCCGTAATACTGGCCCTGTTTATTTATAAAATTCTGATCTGAACCTGATGAATATATTAACGCTGCTGATATTTGTCCCCGTGCTTTTCGCCCTTGTTATTTGGGTGATGCCATCGGCTTGGCGGGGGAGTTTTAAATATATAACACTTGGCGCTACGCTGGTACAACTGTGCCTTGCGGTTTGGATCTACTGTAATTTTAAAACGGGCGCCGGCTTTGGTGGCATCAACACCGAGGGTGGGTACCAGTTTGTGCAGAAATTGCCCTGGATTAACCTAAGCCTTGGCGATACCAAACTGCAGATAGATTATTTTATTGGGATAGATGGGGTATCGGTAGCCTTGCTGCTCATGTCATCGCTGGTGATGGTGGTAGCGGCGCTGGCCTCGTGGGAAATCAAAAGTAACCTAAAGGGGTTCTTTGTTTTGTTCCTGATGCTGGATATGGCCGTTATCGGCGTATTCTGCGCGCTGGATTTCTTCCTGTTTTACCTGTTCTACGAGTTGATGCTATTGCCGCTATACTTCCTCATTGGTATGTGGGGCGGTGTACGGCGCGAATACGCAGCCATTAAGTTCTTCCTGTATACGTTGTTCGGTTCGGTGTTTATGTTGCTGGTGATGATCGGTTTGTACCTGTCGGTAAAAGATCCGGTAACGGGGAATCACACCTTTAACATGGTTACTATGATGAACCCGGCTAACTATATCCCAGGTTCCATTTTCGATGTAGTTAGCCAGTATACCCTGTTCGGGATGCATGCCCGTACGCTGGGCTTTATCATATTATTTATTGCTTTTGCCATTAAGGTGCCGGTAGTGCCATTGCACACCTGGCTGCCCGACGCGCACGTGGAGGCGCCAACGCCAGTATCAATTATCCTGGCCGGCGTGTTACTAAAAATAGGCGGTTACGGTATCATCCGTATCTGTACCGGCATCTTTCCGGATGTGGCCATATCATCAGCCTACTGGCTGGGTTTGTTAGGCATTATCTCCGTCATCTACGGCGCGCTGAACGCGCTGGCCCAACGCGATCTGAAGCGGTTGATCGCCTACTCGTCAGTATCACACATGGGTTTTGTGCTGTTGGGCATCGCGTCGTTAACACCCGAAGGTATTGCCGGGGCCATGATGCAAATGGTGAGCCACGGCTTTTTATCATCTATGCTGTTCTTTTTGGTAGGGGTGGTTTACAACCGGGTGCATGACAGGGATATATACAATTTCAGGGGTTTAAGCACATTGATGCCACGTTATACGGTTTATGTGATGATCGCCTTTTTCGCATCGCTGGGTTTGCCAGGCTTTTCGGCCTTCGTGGCCGAGGCTTTCTCGCTGGCGGGCGCTTTCAAGTCGCATAGTTTTAACGGACTGCTGCCACAATGGATGGCTGTTTGCGGTGCGATAGGTATTTTGCTAAGTGCCGCTTACTTTTTATGGACGCTGCAACGCATGTTCTTTGGTAAGGAATTGCTGAAAGGCGGCGATATCTGGAAACTGGCCTTAACCGACCTGAACCTGCGCGAAACCATTACCCTGCTGCCGTTGGCTTTGCTGGCCCTGTGCCTGGGTATTATGCCATCACTGGTGTTTGATAAGATAAATGATTCGGTACTGGCGCTGGTGCATGTTACCACCAATTTTATGGCCAAATAAATGCAAAACCTGTTGCCCTACATATCATCGCAGTTAGATGGCGCGCTAAGCAGCCTGCACTTCTTTATGCCCGAAGTTTATTTGAGCGCATTGTTTTTGCTGGTGTTGATAACCGGGCTGGTTTATACCCGCAACGCGGCTGCAATTTGCCGGATCATAGCCGTAGTGGGGATGGTATTTGTGATAGCGCAGGATGTGATCCAGTATTATATGCCCGCTGCCGAAGTGCGGCCGCTGTTTAGCGGGATGTTGCTGCTGCACCGCACAACGGTATTGTTTAAACTGATTACCGATGTGGTAAGCATATTATTACTCATGTATTTTGCCTGGGATAAGCAACTGCGGGCACACAAAAAGGGTTTATCCGATCTGTATGCCATTGCCATTGCTTCTATTTTGGGTTTGCATTTAATGCTGATGTCGGTCAATCTGCTGTCGATATACCTGTCGGTAGAGTTTGTGTCGCTGGCATCGTACCTGATGGTGGCCTATAAATCAGAACAGGGCTTTAGCGCGGGTGCAGGCTTGAAATACGTGCTGTTCGGCGCGGCTTCGTCGGCGGTGATGCTGTATGGCATATCGCTGCTTTATGCTTTTACCGGGTGTACGGATATTTTCGCGCCTGAGTTTGTGTTAGGACTGGCCAAAGTAAACGGGTTAAGTGTTGCCTTTGCAATTGTATTGTTTTTTGCGGGTTTGGGCTTCAAACTCTCGTTCGTGCCTATGCACTTTTGGGTGCCCGATGTTTACCAGGGGGCAGCCACACCGGTTACAGCCTGGTTATCAACCCTGCCTAAAATAGCCGCCTTTGGCATGCTGCTGCATTTAATAGCACCGTTTATGGCGCCCGGTAGTTTGCCGGTGTTCGATTTCCGGTTGTTTTTATCCGTAATCGGGCTCATTACCATGATAGCGGGCAACTTTGCTGCCGTGATGCAGAAAAACGTTAAGCGTATACTGGCCTATTCAAGCATAGGGCATACCGGCTTTGCCCTGATGGCTATCGCGGCCTTTAACGCGGAAGGGATCAAAGCGCTGGTATTTTACCTGGCGGTTTACGCTGTAGCCAATATCGCCGCGCTAATGCTGGCATCGTACTTTAATAATATTACCGCTGCCGAAAAGGTAGACGATTATAAAGGTTTGGGCTTTAAACTACCTGCCGCCTCGGTTTGCTTTGTAATGGTATTGATATCGCTCACCGGGCTGCCGGTAACCGCGGGTTTTATAGGTAAGGTATTGGTGTTCCAGTCGGTTTATACAGCTTACCAGCAAAGCCATAATACTTTGCTGATGTTGTTAATGGCAACAGGAGCTTTAACTACAGTTGTAGCCCTGTTTTACTATATCAAAGTGCCGCTGTATCTGTTCCTGCGCAAGTCCGACGATAACCACGAATACATTGTTACCAGCCAAAGCCTGTTAATAGCGTCGGCAATTATTACTTTTTTACTGGTTTTTATCGGCATCTTCCCCGATTATATTGCAAGATATTTCTAAAAACCGGATTTTCTTCCCGGCAAACTCCATCGGAGTGATATTTTAATTTTCTTAACCACTATTTGCGACAAATTTAATTTAAATAATTGGGTTTGATGTATGATTAATTGCAGGTATATGATGATGGATCTGCAAAATGTGGTAGATTTTATAAAATATAGATCATGATTTTTTGATTTTTTTGGCTTTTGAAGGCCTTTTTTTCTGCTTTATTACGATGTTTTTATAGTATTTTAACATCATTGGTGTTTTTTTAAAGAAATTGTTAATTTTTGTTAGTTTTTTTAAAAATATTACTAATTTGTGCCCAGAAAATGAAATTCTATTAAGCCTATATACAATGAAGCGTTTTATCCCCTTTGGCCTGGTGTTGGTTATCCTGGTATTATCTTTTATCTTTCCGTCGATTGACGTTCATAACACAAAAGTATCAACCATAAACGCGGCCGATACCGCCTGGATGCTAACCGCCACCGCGCTGGTTTTAATTATGACCCCCGGCCTTGCCTTCTTTTACGGCGGGATGGTGAATAAGAAAAACGTAATATCAACCATGCTGCAAAGCATCATCTGTATGGTGATTGTAACCGTAATGTGGGTGGTATTTGGCTTTAGCCTGGCTTTTGGTAATAGTATTGGCGGCTTTATAGGCGACCCGCGCACCTTTTTTATGCTGAAAGGCATGCTGGGCGACAGCACCTGGCGCATGGCCCCAACCATCCCGATCCTGCTGTTCGCGATGTACCAGTTGAAATTCGCGATCATCACCCCGGCGCTGATCACCGGTGCCTTTGCCGAAAGGATCAACTTTAAATCGTACGTGATCTTCCTTTGCC comes from Mucilaginibacter mali and encodes:
- a CDS encoding bacteriocin fulvocin C-related protein — its product is MKKVIFGVFTLCLYLCINSCKSNIRDTPSPISATSKEVNSEETNRKIQTILGMVSEQEQRLAVRTLTPAEKSALWKQHLNDFIQNGGFSIAQKNLLTELQTWIKPEFFTTEKHVKTAFESEWTMRAMAMFTYDEVVQTTVSLLPPNFNKKTSLQINTEFEGKKDCTCSDESDWCAIGKKCSKAIDCFSSQLGCGFFGAYDCVGLCALSSPE
- a CDS encoding DUF1573 domain-containing protein, with translation MNKIIWIVLLLLYYSCSNNNNSKLTTINIKDTIVRLGSARLTDTLHYKFLIRNIGVNNLAIQNVSPSCGCVEFSWTKKAILPNESGYVSIAIKPKEKGEAVQTIVISTNTIKVFSTLKVFYNVY
- a CDS encoding TlpA family protein disulfide reductase, with translation MIYFQKIEKAIASNNYYVLLLAIIVFSVSGVITAILGHKFNIAFCIPVYCLLVWYILFLRKTKKMRLTAVLIISIPVLITLLPIHILSFKATLISLPSLFAYFVGMGFGFLLFNARAQYRVALVGLILLLTVYTSTLGFDLWLNKHNFGTWSSHVNEIVPVNVKFKDNAGIEYRIADHQNQILVLDFWNTACGVCFRKFPILAEKIKAYSSRDKVQFYTVNSPLSRDTIGEASATLKEFKYNFNQLGVSNIKAAKSMGVMFYPTVLIIYKGRIIYRGEIENIDPVLEKLL
- a CDS encoding complex I subunit 1/NuoH family protein, with amino-acid sequence MISYLIYFGIALGLFVFAALFTLFGVYAERKVSALIQDRLGPTEVGKYGSLQTLADFLKMLQKELIIPAAADKWLFMAAPAIIFVAVYLGFAALPWGPGLAPSHLNLGLYYLLAIISIETLGILMAGWGSNNKYSILGAMRSAAQIISYEIPAGFALISAVMIAQTLDLQTISYQQGILASAHTKFWGFWDVSATGGILSWNIFQAPHLIIAFIIYFIAGLAESNRAPFDIPEAESELVAGFHTEFTGLRFAFVFLAEYSMMFLVCMVAVVVFLGAWNTPLPNIGPVKLANWTTGAVWGIFWISVKTLLLIAVQMWIRWTLPRFRVDQLMNLCWKVLTPLAFACMVISGIWRVWLM
- a CDS encoding 4Fe-4S binding protein; its protein translation is MKSKKVISTAIKGLGLTLVHFFAPNKKRQVQTVAADNYFKKLEEGTNTIQYPTQKLPVPEVGRYQLDVEMDDCIVCDLCAKICPVDCITIEQIKATELIGTTSDGSPKRIYAAKFDIDMAKCMYCGLCTIVCPTECIVMTNQYDKTVFELSDLVYQFSDMSPEDAAEKRALLEKQQAEKAAAKAAALNKGGQA
- a CDS encoding NADH-quinone oxidoreductase subunit J family protein, giving the protein MNLTTALFYVMALITIGSGLYVAFSKSLVRSVFMFFITLFGLAGLYVYALADFVAITQIVIYVGGILVLILFAFMLSGRETLDRLKQQASFINLKNWPSALLAVLFFVVMLCVIVKAVPDKLEWLANSSANNNVILPTDTTTGNIGINLMTRYLLPFEAVSVLLMMVLAGAAHLSRKEGGE
- the nuoK gene encoding NADH-quinone oxidoreductase subunit NuoK, with protein sequence MIPLYHFLIISAVLFCIGLFMVISKSNAIQVLIGIELILNAAILNLVAFGKYDKLNNNGQVFALFAIVLAAATTAVALAIILNVYRKYKTIEPDKIDQLKD
- the nuoL gene encoding NADH-quinone oxidoreductase subunit L, which produces MESTLAQPDPQLICCTLVAVLAPLAAFLINALLLQRGSRVAGWVSTLAILISCVCAVTVFARVWNAGSYYHAQYQWFTIGETKVVAGILLNNLSALLLLLVTVIALPVHIYGTAYMKGDPNFGRYFTYLSFFCFSMLALVVADNMVLLYAFWELVGFSSYLLIGFWNTRDKAVQANKKAFIMNRIGDIGLLAGIMILYAHFHTFDIDVLFGSNGLVVKDTYWMNQDTAMSPFWQWIACGGIILAVAAKSAQFPLHTWLPDAMEGPTSVSALIHAATMVAAGVFLLGRVYPFFNGAQLDLLAIIGCFTAFMAATIALTQNDLKRILAYSTISQLGFMVMAMGVGAYASSLFHLVTHAFFKCLLFLSAGIIIHEMQHLKEEHNLDIDPQNILYMGGLRKKLPFTFVVCSIAALALIGAPLTTGYLSKDGILIQAFEWAGGKSWIYSIVPVMALVSGVMTAFYVGRIIFRVFFGHFEQERVNPAIKTHFTDGGWAYKLPLGFLAICCLFPVFSINPFFYENAWVLKGLAVVDQLSRINPYHTIIPVGVTLASVFVVYWAYSIYVSQKRAALPQHTFLFKLSYNQWYIDRFYNAIIVKAVMSLGSALFWIDKNVIDGFIHLIERATRSLGSLAKWLDKYIVDGFLHSVAALVVAIANFVRGFQNGRVQYYLFSMLAVILALFIYKILI
- a CDS encoding complex I subunit 4 family protein, giving the protein MNILTLLIFVPVLFALVIWVMPSAWRGSFKYITLGATLVQLCLAVWIYCNFKTGAGFGGINTEGGYQFVQKLPWINLSLGDTKLQIDYFIGIDGVSVALLLMSSLVMVVAALASWEIKSNLKGFFVLFLMLDMAVIGVFCALDFFLFYLFYELMLLPLYFLIGMWGGVRREYAAIKFFLYTLFGSVFMLLVMIGLYLSVKDPVTGNHTFNMVTMMNPANYIPGSIFDVVSQYTLFGMHARTLGFIILFIAFAIKVPVVPLHTWLPDAHVEAPTPVSIILAGVLLKIGGYGIIRICTGIFPDVAISSAYWLGLLGIISVIYGALNALAQRDLKRLIAYSSVSHMGFVLLGIASLTPEGIAGAMMQMVSHGFLSSMLFFLVGVVYNRVHDRDIYNFRGLSTLMPRYTVYVMIAFFASLGLPGFSAFVAEAFSLAGAFKSHSFNGLLPQWMAVCGAIGILLSAAYFLWTLQRMFFGKELLKGGDIWKLALTDLNLRETITLLPLALLALCLGIMPSLVFDKINDSVLALVHVTTNFMAK
- a CDS encoding NADH-quinone oxidoreductase subunit N, which gives rise to MQNLLPYISSQLDGALSSLHFFMPEVYLSALFLLVLITGLVYTRNAAAICRIIAVVGMVFVIAQDVIQYYMPAAEVRPLFSGMLLLHRTTVLFKLITDVVSILLLMYFAWDKQLRAHKKGLSDLYAIAIASILGLHLMLMSVNLLSIYLSVEFVSLASYLMVAYKSEQGFSAGAGLKYVLFGAASSAVMLYGISLLYAFTGCTDIFAPEFVLGLAKVNGLSVAFAIVLFFAGLGFKLSFVPMHFWVPDVYQGAATPVTAWLSTLPKIAAFGMLLHLIAPFMAPGSLPVFDFRLFLSVIGLITMIAGNFAAVMQKNVKRILAYSSIGHTGFALMAIAAFNAEGIKALVFYLAVYAVANIAALMLASYFNNITAAEKVDDYKGLGFKLPAASVCFVMVLISLTGLPVTAGFIGKVLVFQSVYTAYQQSHNTLLMLLMATGALTTVVALFYYIKVPLYLFLRKSDDNHEYIVTSQSLLIASAIITFLLVFIGIFPDYIARYF